A section of the Mastomys coucha isolate ucsf_1 unplaced genomic scaffold, UCSF_Mcou_1 pScaffold15, whole genome shotgun sequence genome encodes:
- the LOC116091934 gene encoding olfactory receptor 50-like has translation MDNDSTVSEFILLGLPIRAEDQALYSALILTMYLTTVLGNLLIILLIRLDSHLHTPMYFFLSHLAFTDISFSSVTVPKMLVNMLTHSQSISYTGCVSQVYFFIVFASTDSFLLTSMAYDRYVAICHPLHYTIIMNLSLCILLVAVSWALSSVNALVQTLLLARLSHFRNNTIPHYFCDLSTLLKLSSSDTTINDLIILVLGNMVITLPFICILVSYGYIGVTILKTPSIKGICKALSTCGSHLCVVSLYYGAIIGLYFVPSSNNTNDKDVIVAVMYTVVTPMLNPFIYSLRNRDMKGALRNILSRTE, from the coding sequence ATGGATAATGACAGCACTGTGTCTGAGTTTATCCTCCTGGGGCTCCCCATTCGAGCAGAGGACCAAGCTCTGTACTCTGCCTTGATTCTGACCATGTACCTGACAACTGTGCTGGGGAACCTGCTCATTATCCTGCTCATCAGGCTGGACTCTCACCtccacacccccatgtacttcttcctcagccACTTGGCCTTCACAGATATCTCTTTCTCATCAGTCACAGTTCCAAAGATGCTTGTGAATATGCTGACACACAGTCAGTCCATCTCATATACAGGGTGTGTTTCCCAGGTgtattttttcatagtttttgcAAGCACTGATAGCTTTCTTCTAACCTCCATGGCATATGACAGGTATGTAGCTATCTGCCATCCTTTGCACTATACCATCATCATGAATCTGAGCCTCTGTATTCTTCTAGTAGCAGTATCCTGGGCCTTATCTTCAGTCAATGCCCTCGTGCAAACCCTCCTCTTGGCTCGCTTATCTCATTTTAGAAACAATACCATTCCCCACTACTTCTGTGACCTCtctactttgctgaagctgtcCAGCTCAGATACCACAATCAATGATCTCATCATCCTTGTTTTAGGTAACATGGTCATTACACTGCCATTCATATGCATTCTTGTCTCTTATGGCTACATTGGAGTCACCATCCTGAAAACTCCCTCCATCAAGGGAATCTGCAAAGCCTTATCCACATGTGGTTCTCACCTCTGTGTGGTTTCCTTGTACTATGGAGCCATCATTGGACTATATTTTGTCCCCTCATCTAATAACACTAATGATAAGGATGTCATTGTAGCTGTAATGTACACTGTGGTCACACCCATGCTGAATCCCTTTATTTATAGTTTGAGGAATCGGGATATGAAAGGAGCACTGAGAAATATCCTTAGCAGAACAGAATGA